The Chloroherpetonaceae bacterium genome window below encodes:
- the pheT gene encoding phenylalanine--tRNA ligase subunit beta codes for MIISLNWLKSFLPKLSLSVNEIERKLTLLGIEVEKIETRGGNLDGVVVGKIITCVKHPNAEKLSICGVDVGLNNNQFLTIVCGASNVAVGQIVPVALVGTELTFKSGEKIKLKKAKIRGEISEGMICAEDELGLSDNHDGIMILPNHYEVGQPLSAYIQSDTIFEISMTPNRPDVLSHLGVARELMGIHAVKMPDTQSLNFVPSEKVVVQDLEGCPLYTAVIIEGFEVKPSPVWLQTLLKNVGLRPINNIVDITNYVLLSIGQPLHAFDLDSLSEERILVRSDITSHFVTLDGKTRVIHPEMVMICDATKPVAIGGVMGGENSEITSSTKRLLLEAAYFNPSKIRKAAKITGISSDSSYRFERGTDPKNVQYAAQFASRLILEIAGGTIVGAYESNALKNSDTIIEFPFSRVQELLGVNIDVNLSLQLLNHNGFSAELLHNQHLRVTVPSYRVDIFQEADIIEEIARLYGYDQITPAPYLKASFPQSRDLSTLFERNLREIMVGFGFKEVLTNPLLKEEEAKLFSDFYVKTLNPISEEMAAMRPSLIPSLLKIVQHNLNRGNKNLRLFELAHVFENEDNFTSASLVKGYRENSALAFLITGESKIQNWDSQSGEVDFFDLKGVVEAFLRKLRLLEKATFIPYTANALQLKLIREGQLNFEDNFGRLYRIESDILKRYDIDQPVFIALFDVDLLQRFSDLKRHYQEPSKFPAVIRDLAFFFPRETKSEEILRKIREANESIEDVSIFDVYEDEKTLMNNKKSIAFSIKVVSYLNTLTDEAVNQVTEKVVELVCKEFNAELRS; via the coding sequence GAGCGCAAATTAACATTACTCGGAATCGAAGTTGAAAAAATAGAAACGCGAGGTGGAAATCTAGATGGCGTAGTGGTTGGGAAAATTATTACATGTGTTAAACATCCAAATGCTGAAAAACTATCGATTTGCGGTGTCGATGTTGGCTTAAATAATAATCAATTCCTTACTATTGTTTGTGGGGCATCGAATGTTGCTGTGGGGCAAATCGTACCCGTTGCTTTAGTTGGAACAGAGCTCACTTTCAAATCAGGAGAAAAAATAAAGCTCAAAAAAGCTAAAATCCGCGGCGAAATCTCCGAAGGAATGATTTGTGCTGAAGACGAACTTGGATTGTCTGACAATCATGATGGGATTATGATTTTGCCAAATCATTACGAAGTTGGTCAACCCCTTTCCGCATACATTCAAAGCGATACCATTTTCGAAATCTCAATGACACCCAATAGACCTGATGTACTGTCTCATCTTGGGGTCGCTCGTGAATTAATGGGAATACATGCTGTTAAAATGCCTGATACCCAGTCTCTCAATTTTGTTCCTTCTGAAAAAGTTGTTGTTCAGGATCTTGAAGGTTGCCCATTGTACACAGCGGTCATCATTGAGGGTTTTGAAGTAAAACCTTCTCCGGTTTGGCTTCAAACCCTTTTGAAAAATGTTGGTCTAAGGCCTATCAATAACATTGTTGATATCACCAATTATGTTTTATTAAGCATCGGCCAACCATTGCATGCTTTTGATCTTGATTCTCTTTCAGAAGAAAGAATTCTCGTACGGAGTGATATTACATCACACTTTGTAACACTTGATGGGAAGACCCGAGTGATTCATCCTGAAATGGTGATGATTTGTGATGCAACCAAACCTGTTGCTATAGGTGGAGTGATGGGGGGGGAAAACTCCGAAATTACTTCTTCGACGAAACGACTATTGCTTGAAGCCGCTTATTTCAATCCTTCAAAAATTAGAAAGGCAGCGAAGATAACCGGAATCTCTTCTGATTCATCTTACCGTTTTGAACGCGGAACTGACCCAAAAAATGTACAATATGCCGCTCAATTCGCGAGTAGGTTAATTTTAGAAATAGCAGGAGGAACCATTGTTGGCGCTTATGAATCAAATGCACTGAAAAATTCTGACACTATTATTGAATTCCCATTTTCGAGAGTTCAAGAACTATTAGGAGTAAATATTGATGTGAATTTGTCTCTTCAACTCTTGAATCATAATGGATTTTCAGCCGAGTTGCTTCATAACCAACATTTAAGAGTGACTGTTCCATCATATCGGGTTGATATTTTTCAAGAGGCCGATATCATTGAAGAAATTGCTCGACTTTATGGTTATGATCAAATTACACCAGCTCCTTATCTCAAAGCCTCATTCCCCCAGTCTCGCGATTTGAGCACGCTTTTTGAGAGAAACCTACGCGAAATAATGGTTGGTTTTGGGTTTAAGGAAGTACTAACAAATCCCCTTCTAAAAGAAGAAGAGGCAAAGTTGTTTTCAGATTTTTATGTAAAAACCCTCAATCCTATTAGTGAGGAAATGGCTGCAATGAGGCCATCATTAATTCCCTCTCTTTTGAAAATTGTTCAACATAATTTGAATAGAGGAAATAAAAATTTAAGACTCTTTGAACTGGCTCATGTTTTTGAAAATGAAGATAACTTTACATCTGCATCACTTGTAAAAGGATATCGTGAAAACTCTGCTTTGGCATTTCTAATCACCGGAGAAAGTAAAATTCAAAATTGGGATTCTCAATCGGGTGAGGTGGATTTTTTTGATCTAAAAGGTGTTGTAGAGGCATTCTTGCGAAAACTTCGTCTGCTTGAAAAAGCAACTTTTATTCCTTATACTGCAAATGCTTTACAACTGAAACTGATTCGAGAAGGTCAATTAAATTTTGAAGATAATTTTGGTCGTTTGTATCGTATAGAGTCTGACATCTTAAAGCGTTACGACATCGATCAGCCTGTTTTTATTGCATTGTTCGATGTTGATTTGCTTCAACGTTTTTCTGATTTGAAACGTCATTATCAGGAACCTTCAAAGTTTCCGGCGGTTATTCGTGATTTGGCATTTTTCTTTCCTAGAGAGACAAAATCCGAAGAGATTCTCCGGAAGATTCGAGAAGCAAATGAATCGATTGAGGATGTTTCTATTTTTGATGTTTACGAAGATGAAAAGACTTTGATGAATAACAAAAAAAGCATTGCTTTCTCGATAAAGGTTGTCAGTTACTTGAATACGCTTACCGATGAGGCAGTTAATCAAGTCACTGAAAAAGTTGTAGAGTTGGTGTGTAAAGAGTTTAATGCAGAATTGAGGTCTTAA